From the genome of Methanobrevibacter sp., one region includes:
- a CDS encoding tetrahydromethanopterin S-methyltransferase subunit E, whose amino-acid sequence MDPVTLGVVALMGAVATIGGAAEDLESDIGSQSNPNSQVQL is encoded by the coding sequence ATGGACCCTGTAACATTAGGTGTAGTTGCATTAATGGGTGCAGTTGCTACTATCGGAGGGGCTGCAGAGGACTTAGAATCTGATATCGGTTCTCAAAGTAACCCTAACTCACAAGTTCAACT